Sequence from the Fulvivirga ligni genome:
AATTTGTGGTAGACTACCCTGCATTTTCACTGTTTGCTTATGACTATGCAGGTCTAGATGAAAACGGAGACCCGCAGGTACGCCTTGCTGATGGTACTATCACTACTGAATCCACTGTAACTGTTCCTGAAGATATCAAATTCATGGGTACTACCCAGCCTAAATGGAATGGTGGTTTTATGAATACATTTACCTATAAAAATTTCTCATTAAATATAAATACCGTGTTTAGCCTGGGGCATGTTATGCGAAGAGATGTTAACCGATTCTATTCTGGAAACAGATTGATACCTCAGACTAATAATTTTCAAACAGGAAATATTCATCAGGAATATTTAGATCGATGGATGGAGGCAGGAGATGAAGTCTTTACCCATATCCCACGGCACGTGGATGTAGAGGATGGTACCCGAAATACAGACTATTATGTTGAAGGAGATATAAATGTGATTAGCGCTTCATTTATTAAAATAAGAGACATCAACCTGATTTATAATTTACCTTCCAAAATATTTGGTAAAACTGGTATGGATCAAATAGCTCTTCGAGCTCAAGTATCGAATATTCTAGTTTGGGCTAATAATGATTACGGTATAGATCCGGAATATCATTTCTTTCAGGGAATCAGGTCGCCTTGGCCAGGTCAGAGATTCACCTTTGGTTTAAACGTAAAATTTTAAAAATCATGGTTATGAAGTTCATATTTGAAAGATATCATAAAATATTGTGTTTGGGACTGAGCATGATTTTACTTGCTGCATGTTCTGATGAATTCCTTGAAATCATCCCTAAAGGTCGGTTGATTGCAGAAAAAGAAGTGGATTATGACAAAATGTTATATAATCTAGATTTAGTTAATATAAGAACTGCCAATGCTCAAGTGCCACTGGGTGCTGAAATGATAGCATTCGAGCCTAATATAAGCAGCTCTGCCTTGCGCACACAAAGGTTGTATAATTGGGAAGGCTTAATTTATGAAGATGAGGAGAATGCCGGTGAACTAGAGCTGCCGATGGAGAACCTATATATCTATAATAAGATCATCAACGAAGTATTAGATGCGACTGAGGGTACAGAGCAAAAGAAGCTTTCTATTTATGCAGAGGCTAGGGCAGGTCGTGCCTGGACCTACTTCTTACTTATTAATTATTACGGGTTACCCTATAACGAAGAAACATCATCTACTGACCTGGGTTTTCCCTTACTTGAAGAAGCAAACCTTATTGCAGGTAACTTTACCAGAGCTTCTGTTACAGATATTTATCAGCTTATAGTTGACGATCTTGAAACAGCTATACCTAACTTGCCTACAATAGTAGAGAGCAGGTTCAGGTTTACCCGTGCTGCTGGAAAGGCATTATTAGGAAAGGTTTATACCTTCATGGGAAAATTTGAACAGGCAAGCTCATTTCTTGAACAGGCCTTAGTTGAAATGCCTGATGTTGGAATTGATGCTCATCTGATGGATTACAATCAGGGCTATAGCAGTCAAAGAGTAGATACTGATCCTGAGAGTCTTTATGGAAAGCAGTTTATTAATAACTGGGCAAATACTAGCAGTGAGTTGACAATTAAGCCGGAGGTAATGTCATTATATAGCGAGAGTGATTTACGCTTACAATACTTGTATCAACCAGCGGCGACAGATGGAAATGCTTATCCTTTGGAAAATACTTATAGAAAGAGAACAGGCAGTGGCCAGACTGCATTTGGAATACGTGTACAGGATGTATATTTACTTAATGCGGAAGTGAAATGTCGTAATAATGATATATCCGGTGCGGTAGAGACACTGGAGTATTTCAGAAGCCACAGAATGCCTGAAGAAGATGCAGCTGTTCCTGCTGATATTGCATCTGATCAGGAAGCGTTACTTAGGTTTATTTTTGACGAGCGCCTTCGAGAATTTGCCGGCTTAGGGTTCTATTGGTTTGACATGAGAAGACTTACCGTTGATCCAATGATACCTACTCTTGTATCTAGTTTTACCCATACAATTTATAATGCTGATGGGATTGTACAGAGTGAATACCAACTTACCGAAGAGCGTCTGGTTCTCAGGTTCCCTCAAACGGTGATGGATCAAAATCCAAATCTTATCAATAACGATTAGTTATTTAATAAGCGAAAAGGTAGTTCCTGCTAGGATCGCCTTTTCGCTAAAATTCAAAATCAACATGAGAAATATATTTTATCTAGCCTTTGGCTTGCTGGTATTTGTATGCTGTTCTGAAAATAAATATGAGGAAAATACACAGGCGAAAGGGTTTGTTTTAAGTGGTGTAGTAGGTGATTTGAACTCACCTTCTCAGGCTTATCTTAGTTATAAAGTAAATGATTCTACCGTTTATGATTCGGCTACAATAGAAAACGGGAGATTTAAATTTGAGGGTGAAGTTGAGGAGCCAGTAGCAGCCAGTATATGGGTGCGTCATGGAGACTCTATTCCTGAGAAATCATGGCACCGTGACAATATCAGTTTTTACCTGGAAAATGCTGATATGAAAATTACTTCAGAAGATTCAGTAAAAAAAGCAGAGGTAAGCGGCTCCACCTTGAATGATGAAAGCATAGAGTTTTATGGCAAGCTTCAGCCTATGACAGGTAAGGTGAGAGAGATTAGCTTACGCTTACAGGGCAAACCACAGGACGAGGCCTATATGCAATCTGTAGATACCATACGCCAATTGCAGAGGGATGTAGATACATTGTTAGTCACTTTTGTTAGCTCTCATAAAAATTCTTATATGGGTATGTTGGTATTCAACCAATATCAATTGGGGTACAATTTTGATCCCAATGTTCGTGAAAAAGAGTTCAATGAATTCGATGAGGAGTTGCGGGGATCTCAGTTGGGACAAAAGACTTTAGACAAGATCAATGTAGCCAAAAGAAGTGAGGAGGGAGCTAAGGTTTCAGACTTTACTATCGAAAATTTGGAGGGAGAGCCATTTACATTCAGCTCATTGAAGGGAGATTATGTTCTTTTAGAGTTTTGGGCCAGTTGGTGTAAACCCTGCAGAGCGGAAAATCCTAACCTCAAGAAAATCTATAGTAAACTGCAGGATCAAAACTTTGAAATTGTAGGCATATCCTTGGACGAAAGTAAAAAACCGTGGGAAAATGCTATTGAAAAAGATGAATTACCCTGGATACATATCAGTCAACTAAGGGGATTTAAAAGTGATATTGCCAAACACTATGGCATTACGGCCATACCACAAAATATGTTGGTTGATCCGGAAGGAATTATCATAGCGAAAAATCTTCGCGGGGAAGACCTTGCTACACGCCTTTCTGAGATATTCAAAAATTAAGAATTCGTTTGAAATTCATTTATAAACTGACTTTTAGAGAAGTCAAAAATCAAATTTCAATTATGAAAAACATTAAATATTTAATCGCTGCTGGCATCTTAATACTTGCATCATGCAAGGATAAGGATACCGGGCAAAAACATACTGGTTATAACATCAATGGTCAACTGATTGATTTACCAGATTCGTCAATAGCTATACTTTCTTATGAGCAGTGGGACTCCCTGGTTACTGATTCAAGTAGGGTAAAAGGTGGTGCTTTTAGTTTTAAGGGCAAAGTTGAGCACCCTGTAGAAGCGCACATTACCGTGAGACATGGCAAGAAGTTCGATAAGGAAGCCTGGAAAAATGATGCTTTTCATTTTTTTATAGAGAACAGTGATATGGAAATAAACTCTACTGATTCAATAAAAAAAGCCACCATCAAAGGATCTACACTAAATGCTCAGGCAAAGGATATAAATGACCAAATAACCCCTTTAACGGACGAAATTATAGCCTTATATGCCAGAATGAAAGACAGGACTAAGGAAGAAAAGTTAACTACTTACGATACTATCCAGGTTTATGTGGACAGCATAAAGCATGTGGCACATCAATTTATTATCTCAAATACTGACTCATATATTGCTCTGCAAAGATTTCTGAGACATGAAATGCCTAAAAATTTTGATCCTGATGCGGCGGAGTTGCTATTTAATCAATTTCCGGAGGATTTGAGAAAAACACCAACAGGCGGTAAAATCGCTGAAAAAATTGCCATAGCTAAAAAGTCTGTATTAGGTAAAGTAGCGATGGATTTCACACAAACTACCTTGGATGATAAAGAATTCAGACTCAGCTCTTTAAGAGGTAAATATGTGCTTATAGATTTTTGGGCCAGTTGGTGCAAACCATGTCGTGCAGAAAACCCCTTTGTGGTGAAAGCTTACCACAAATACAAGAAGGAGAATTTTGAGATAGTGGGTGTATCTTTGGATGTGAGCAAAGAAAACTGGTCCCAGGCAGTAGAAAAAGATGGCTTGCCATGGATTCATGTTAGTGATTTAAAATACTGGAAGAATGAAGTTGCTTTGCAGTACGGGATTAATTCTGTGCCATCAAATTTACTGATTGATCCCAATGGAGTAATTGTAGCTAAAAACTTGCGGGGTGAGGCTTTGACACAAAAGTTATCAGAGATTTTTGACAATGGAAAATCTTAATATGAAATGAACGCTGTCATCTCAATTGTAGCACCTGGTTATCCTACCTGTTACTTGTAAAATCTAATATTTTGAAAGGGTATTATAAACTGATTAAAACGTCACTTTTCATGGCGTTATTGGGATTGTTGTTGTGTAGAAGCAATAATATATCGGCTCAAATTTACGATCCTGTTAAATGGACCACTAAGGTGGAGGAAATTGAGCAAAATGAGTTTGAACTGAGTGTTATAGCTGATATTCAGGAGAGCTGGCATATTTATGGCCTTTATATTGAGCAAGGAGGACCGGTGCCTACAAAATTTACTTTTAGCGCACCAGAGGGTTATTTCTTAAAAGGAAAAATTAAAGAACCCGAGGGAGAAACTATCTTTGATCCTGTTTTCGAGATCAATACTAAATATTTTGAACACCAAGCTGTTTTTAAACAGGTAGTTCAGGTTTTATCGTCTGATATTCATCAGATCAAAGGTGAAGTAGAGTTTATGGTATGCAATGATCAGCAGTGCCTGCCACCATCTACCCAGCATCTG
This genomic interval carries:
- a CDS encoding RagB/SusD family nutrient uptake outer membrane protein, yielding MKFIFERYHKILCLGLSMILLAACSDEFLEIIPKGRLIAEKEVDYDKMLYNLDLVNIRTANAQVPLGAEMIAFEPNISSSALRTQRLYNWEGLIYEDEENAGELELPMENLYIYNKIINEVLDATEGTEQKKLSIYAEARAGRAWTYFLLINYYGLPYNEETSSTDLGFPLLEEANLIAGNFTRASVTDIYQLIVDDLETAIPNLPTIVESRFRFTRAAGKALLGKVYTFMGKFEQASSFLEQALVEMPDVGIDAHLMDYNQGYSSQRVDTDPESLYGKQFINNWANTSSELTIKPEVMSLYSESDLRLQYLYQPAATDGNAYPLENTYRKRTGSGQTAFGIRVQDVYLLNAEVKCRNNDISGAVETLEYFRSHRMPEEDAAVPADIASDQEALLRFIFDERLREFAGLGFYWFDMRRLTVDPMIPTLVSSFTHTIYNADGIVQSEYQLTEERLVLRFPQTVMDQNPNLINND
- a CDS encoding TlpA disulfide reductase family protein; translation: MRNIFYLAFGLLVFVCCSENKYEENTQAKGFVLSGVVGDLNSPSQAYLSYKVNDSTVYDSATIENGRFKFEGEVEEPVAASIWVRHGDSIPEKSWHRDNISFYLENADMKITSEDSVKKAEVSGSTLNDESIEFYGKLQPMTGKVREISLRLQGKPQDEAYMQSVDTIRQLQRDVDTLLVTFVSSHKNSYMGMLVFNQYQLGYNFDPNVREKEFNEFDEELRGSQLGQKTLDKINVAKRSEEGAKVSDFTIENLEGEPFTFSSLKGDYVLLEFWASWCKPCRAENPNLKKIYSKLQDQNFEIVGISLDESKKPWENAIEKDELPWIHISQLRGFKSDIAKHYGITAIPQNMLVDPEGIIIAKNLRGEDLATRLSEIFKN
- a CDS encoding TlpA disulfide reductase family protein; the protein is MKNIKYLIAAGILILASCKDKDTGQKHTGYNINGQLIDLPDSSIAILSYEQWDSLVTDSSRVKGGAFSFKGKVEHPVEAHITVRHGKKFDKEAWKNDAFHFFIENSDMEINSTDSIKKATIKGSTLNAQAKDINDQITPLTDEIIALYARMKDRTKEEKLTTYDTIQVYVDSIKHVAHQFIISNTDSYIALQRFLRHEMPKNFDPDAAELLFNQFPEDLRKTPTGGKIAEKIAIAKKSVLGKVAMDFTQTTLDDKEFRLSSLRGKYVLIDFWASWCKPCRAENPFVVKAYHKYKKENFEIVGVSLDVSKENWSQAVEKDGLPWIHVSDLKYWKNEVALQYGINSVPSNLLIDPNGVIVAKNLRGEALTQKLSEIFDNGKS